The genomic interval aggcgaattgggacacagcaaGCGAGATGCtaaagctcttgaagctccaccCTTTTCCTGTAAGAGGGttgggagcagcagctcatttgcatttaaaggggcaaatacaaaaacgctgCGTTTTTGCTCACCTTCAAAAAGTGgccattttaacatgctataaaaatggCAGAGGCTATTTGGACTAAGTGTAAATAAAATCGaattgctatttacactaagtgaaaatagcaactagattctatttacactcaGTAAAAGTGCATTAAGCTGTAGATTCTATTTACTAAGTGAACGCAGTGAtgtattctatttacaccatataaagttgCAGTTCTTTGTAATATAAATactaatttataatataaatgatgcaaatattttgaaagatacatactatttgcacctcagtattgttgtacattaacaggatgcaataataacacaaaaaaaggaacactaaaagccctccctacacctatccctaaccctacccaataattttgttaggcactttatttccacatttagaatattttcttaatttttattgaaagtaaatgctTTTCCCATGTAATTTGTGatgagagaagagcaagctctgcaaaaggcggattcgatcCGGTGTtaatggtgacaaaccaatgaTCCATTAGCTATACGCTTTACTAATTGCGGATTTACTGACTGAGGATGTTGAATTAtgggcgtttgaaaaaaatcttatttggCAAAGCCAGGCATTATTAGGCAGAGCTAGTGCaaatagcacttgccaacaaggcaccttatttgcacttagtgtgaatagacactccataaaaaattatttgtgggatattttgagctaaaacgtTACATACACACTCTGGAAACATCAGAGACTTCTTTTAATCTAGCATTATAGGACCGCTTTAAATActtaaagtaaaattaaatggAAGTTgcgatagttttttttttcacgtaGTGTGACGTATGTTCAATTGAAATGGCTTCTTAAACAAGAAAAAAGGTAGGACGGCACTTCATTTTGTCTATCAGGTATTGATTGGTTTTGCTTTTACTGTGATCTCATGATTGACAGATTGTTCCAGAGAAACGACATTAGTGattagatgtttgctgcaagaaGGAAGATTATGTGCATGGATAAATAATAACATATActacaatattccataaaaacaagactaatatttattttcaaatatttgCTTACACTAACACATTTTTTATCTTGACTAAAACATGGCAGTCCTGAAAAGATATCTTGATATTGGTTGAAAATGTTCTGTCCTTTATAGTTGTGTTCTTTTGCACTTTAGTAGAATTTTAAATTCCTTTTCAGAGCCTCCTTTTCAGGGGTCTGAGCGCGTTATTCACGTTATTTTTGACCCATATGTGAATACTCCTAACGATCTCAGACCCCTTTAAAGCGAACCGAGACCATCACGGGAGGTGGTCTGGGTCTGGTTGGCTAAAAACATGCAGTCTGAACACAAACCGGTCTGGGTTTACTTGATTTTTCTGTTTGCGAATTCCTATGTGGGTTTTCATCAAATGCCTCCGTACAAATCCGCTATTCATCATGGCTGTTTCTTCTGGCAAATCTCTACAAATTATTTGTTCACAATTTACACTTGTTTATTGCAATATCATCCACTTCCGAACTGTGCGAGAGAGAGACACGGCTGCACGCCTTGTCAGTTTAAAATGGTATTACGAGAGCCTAAAGCGTGTGTGCATATATACATATGTTTATACCTATTGAACTGTCGGCATTTTGTGGGTGTGTGTTGGCCaaactgtgccgcgattcacgtgaacagtgtgagtaacacggactcgggagcgctcttgttcagaaaagtaacctgcacATTCATTGTAGCCGTTTTTAATGTAttcagttcaataaaacacgtactgtaagtggtgatggtgttaatgatttacctcggatatgagcgagagtgagcttgaAGTGCATCGCGTttggactgcagagaatgtgctcagtgtttCAGTTCAGCCATTGTGATATGAACATTTGATACAATCATATGCCTAATACGTAGGCAAGTTCAAATTAAGGTCTGCCGCAAAGGGGAAAATTCTTGGAAAATAACAACTTGCAAATATGATTAATCAATGGCGAAAGGATTTTCTGTTTTTGTGTGAACTGACTCTTTGATGTTTGCTCCTCCCTGTAGGTTTGTTGTATTATGCTGGACATGGTTATGAGAACTTTGGGAACAGCTTCATGGTGCCTGTGGATGCCCCAAATCCATACCGCTCGGGCAACTGTCTCTGTGTTCAAAGCATTCTGAAACTGATGCAAGAGAAGGAGACTGGACTCAATGTGTTCCTCCTGGATATGTGCAGGAAAAGGTGGGATTTTAAAATGCAGTATAATACACCATATTCACATTGGTAATTCATACATTGGCTGTTATCATTCTAACACTTGTTGTTTCAGAAATGTACATGACGATGCCATGCCAAATGTCATGCTCAAAGTTACAGCCAATATTGTGTTTGGATATGCCACGTGAGTTTTTTTCGTCCAGAAATAACACGCTGAACTATTTTTTTTGTCTAACATGTTGCACcataattttatattatgtttGTCAAGTTGCCAAGATGCTGAGGCTTTTGAATTGAGTTCAAGTGGATTCACCAATGGAGTCTTTATCAAATTCCTGAAGGAGCGCCTCCTAGAGGACGAGAAGATAACTGTTCTGCTGGACAGTGTGGCTGAAGGTAAGAAACCACAAGCCTGTTTAAGTTAAATAAAGAATTACAGCTTTTATTGGTTAAATGCAGTTAAGCTCAAACAAATGATTAACTGATTTGAAAAGAGTACTACTATTTTCAGTAAAAGTACTTTGTAATTTTGCACTATGACTATGTCATTTAAAAGATTTATTTTCAGATGTCAGTTAAACATGTACATTTTATCTACCTGTGCTTGGTGTGTGTCTTCATTATCAAACAACTGCACTGATTATTTGTAGATatgggtcaatttgaccccacAAAGGGTAAGCAGGCTCTAGAGATCCGCAGCAGCCTGTCAGAGAGACGATCCCTCACCGATCCCATCCGCTCCGGGGACTACTCCGATCCAGCCGAGGCACACAACATGCTCTGGTCTAAAGCACATGGTATTTTCCATTACTTCAAAATATTATGCAACTCATAAAAGTAACAGAAAAGTAAAAAAGTTCACATTTTTGTCAAGAGATAAGCAGTGGTAATTTTAGTTACATTTAAACAGAATATTAAttattacaacaacaaaaaattccATATTTTGAAAATTTGAAAGTAATTTGAAAGATGATAAATCCTCAATTATTACAATGTATCAGGCCAAACGCTATCCAAAATTGTAAggtattttaaatcatttattaaattaatactgTTAAATTGGTTTATGTTAATCAACCATGTTCTTTTTCTCTAACGAATGTTcagtgcatttttttatttgctaccaataatttttttgctaaaattattattttatcaaCAGTATGTTTTAATTGAAATCCTATCATTTTGTTGGGATGATTATCCcctctttttattattgttgacAATACCCACATTTACTTATCATTTACTAACCCCCCagagttgttccaaacctgtataaatgtctttctctataagatattttgaagaatatggttaaccaaacagttgatgggcccatcgacttccatagtatggaaCAACatggcccatcaactgtttggttaaccatattcttcaaaatatcttttttttgtgtgtgttcagcagaagtaGTAAATtaatacaagtttggaacaacttgagggtgagtaaattactttttggtgaactatccctttaaaaccaaTGATAGTTCAAGAAAAGTGAAATAGTACTGGAAATAAATGTACCAATGtaacattttcatattttaaccCAGAACTACCGGAGAGTAAAACTCTTGACTTTGACTGTGGAGTTCAGATAAAAATGGACTTTGCTGCTGAGTTCTCCAATGTGCTGGTCATCTACACCAGCATTGTGAAAAAGCCAGAGGAGATGCTGTCATGCCAGGCTCACATAACTAACTTTCCTCTGGTTAGTGgtctttgttttcattttaaatctgCAATGTctcattatttattcatatacACTATCGTTCAAAGGTTTAGGGTCATTAAGAAAAGAACGttttaaagtatacttttattcagcaaggaagcattaaattaataaaaagtgaccataatcacatttataatgatgcaaaaacatatttcaaatacattcttgaaaaaatgtatcatgtttttcacaaaaataCTAAACCGTTTTTAACATGTTtcatgagcagcaaatcatcatattagaatgttttttgaaggatcacgtgacactgaagactggagcagtgatgctgtttttttcagctttgccatcagaggaataaattacactttaaaatatatttgaaaagattttacagtattttgattaaagaaatgcagccttggtaagcataaaaaatgttgaatggtagtgtacattAAAAGAAAGAAGTGAAATACTAATCTGGCTAATTATTTAGCTATACAGTATACATTTTGTTTAAGTATCTTAATTTGATTCATAGCATTcgtagcatttttttttttcataatgccTATATGAAAAGATTAAATATGTTTCTTAAAACGTGTTTGCAATAAACATGAGTGCTTTGAATCTGACTTTGAAGGACCTGGATGTAGACCCTAAGGTGATGAATAAGGAAACTCTGGAGGAAACGGGAAGTTTCTTACTTTCAGGCAGTCTTCCTCAGCACTGCCTCTACACCAGACTCAGCTCTGTGCAGAAACTCAAGGTACATCTCAACTTCATCAACACATCATAATCTAGAAATGCTGACTAAAAACTACATTGAtccctttttttcttctcacaCTTTCTTATTGTTTTGTAGGAGGAACTAGCTTTCACTGTCTGCTTACAAGTCCAGTTTAACTCCCTAGATGACCTGGTCCAGTGGAACATGGACGTTAATATCGGCAAGCCCCTCACCGCCAAACTGGATCTCAACCGCCCCACTAGGAAGAACAGCTGCCAGCTGACATGTCACATGCCGCACAGTCCCTCGACCAGCCCCAGCCACAGCCCTGCATCTGACCGCCGCTTCCATAGCCCCTGCTTCCAGCAGCAGTACGCCAGCCCCTACCTCAACGTCTGTGAGCCTCTCCACGGAGCTGTAGGGGGTTACGGGGACTTTCGATTGCACGGTGACCATACATATCAATACGAGGACATGCCGTGCTCACCCTTCCTGAACCCACCGAGCATTCCCATTGAGACCACTGatgacattgatgacatgcagAATGATTTCATGAATAGTTTGCAATTCTATAACCATCATTGAGTGAGTTGAGTGCAGTTCTTTCCTCAGATGAAGAGATTTAGAACAAGTTCATAAAATGCATGTGGATGGGaccctcaaagttgatgtttcAAAAACCAACATGATGGTTACCCATATGACCCCAGTTGATGAATCAATGACTTCTGAAACTATGGGTGTGTGTAATATATAGCACACAGCGTGGTGTAAGGGTGTTTATGTGTGGCTTTTGAAGTGTCAGCTTGGGAGGTCCCATACACTTAATTTTATATGGACTCgcaaagataaaaaaaatcttttcttttttcaaaaaaaaaaaaaattgtgttcatctgaagatagaaagtcatacatctgGGATGGCATGAGAGTGAATAAGCCAGGCTCAGACTACAGGAGTTTCAGGCCGATTTATGTCCGATTTACCCCTCACAACATTCTGAGAAAAACAAAATGTGACTGTGGGACTATATTATGTGGAAGCACAGGCTCTCATCTTCATGTCCTCTGGCTGTTGAGTGAACCCAAGTCAATATCTATGAAattgcctagtcttaatctgcattgctaattttttttttgtgtgtgctacTTTTACTCAgcacatgctagctggcaacataggattccattcattatgctaagctaagcaaGCGGACCCTGCCAAAcgaaaacaatgcatgcactgagacaaaaatgcatttgcccacatatctaaacgtagaaaagaagttgaataagccctatttatAAAAATGGTGGTGTGTTCTTTTAAgtttgaaccactggagtcacatggactattttaacgatgtctttactacctatctgggccttgaaagtatTAATTAAATTGCTATCTTTGGAGGTCAGAAAGCTcaatttcatcaaaaaatcatttgtgttccaaaggtCTTagttattaatgacagaattttcatttttaggtaaactatccctttaaatgggtATGATTATGTCTATTCGTCAGTACATCAGTATTTCCACAATAGCGTCTCCTTGTAGAATTGCCTATAAGCCAATAGATGGCTAATAGGAAGTGACAGAATTTTTGAAAGGAGATATATGAGGATATAGTGTGTGCAGGTTTGagatttaaaagaagaaaatctgtCAAGATTCccgttgtgtgtgtgatgcaacCCTATTTCACAGGACTGAAAAACTTCTGTAGTCTGAGCTTGGCTTAAATGATGAGAGATTTTTCATTGTGGGTTTAGTATGTTACGGGTAAATGGTGTCTTTTAAGTTAAAATACTGTCTACTATCTCAGCTTAATGTCCAGACTATAAATCAACTATAAATAATCCATTCATCATTTTTGCACTTGGTGGTGGTAGTGATGTAAAAATGATATCCCAGGTGGTCATGTCTAATTTCCAACAGATTTTTGTCTTCGCCTTTATGTGACTAACTTATTACGGCACCTTCAAAATGTTTTATCGCAAAGAAAATGTAgcatactgtaagtatttagtcatgttaaattatcatttatgtTAAAAATCTCATCTCATTACATTTAGACATGTCTCTTTCATTTGGATTTTAAacagatatttagaaaaataacctttatttttaaataaaaagtgcaTGAATCAAACATCATGATCCTCTTTTAGCATATTGGTCATAAGTCATAACATTGACTTTGCAATTTAAGATTACTCAGTGATCACCGTCACAATCAcagtttggttaaaaaaaagaaaatcaaggaacaaaataaaaacaattttaaattaaaaagaacATAATGAAAAAACTCAGAATACATtcacaaattaatttaaaaatcacTCTTAAAGAGTGATCGATATCAAGTTATTGAAACTATGCATaagtacactatattgccaaaggtaTTGAGACACCCCTCTAAATCATTGAACTCAGGTggtccaatcacttccatggccacagctttataaaatcaagcacctacactgcaaaaaaaagctcttcttactaagtcattttgttttgtttctagtctaaatatcgaaCAAATTTACATTCTTAAAtgaagatgcatttactatataagtaaaatgttttttgcttaaaacaggcaaaatgatctgctaatggggtgagaaatgatattgtttctgattgaaatcttgtttcttgtttccatcTCAAACagaaaaaagattatttctCACCCGATTGGTAGATAATTTTgcctattttaagcaaaaacttgtTAAAGAAAAATTCACAAGTAATTGgtaacaacagcaactcagccacaaagtggtaggccatgtaatATCACAGAACAGGATCagtgcagaagtcaccaactttctgcagagtgaATAGCTACAGActtccaaactttgtgtggctttCAGATTAGCTGCTGGTGCGTAGAGCGCTTAATGGAATGGTATTCCATGGCCGAGGACCATTTTGGACAGtttcatgctcccaaatttgtgggaacagtttggggatgcccccttcctgttccaacatgactgcacacagTGCACAAAgaaaggtccataaagacatggatgaacgagtttggtgtggaggaacttgactggcctgcacagagtcctgaccttaCCCCAAAAGAAACACCTTTTGGATGAATTcgagcggagactgtgagccaggccttctcgtcccaAATCAGTGCCTGAACTCACAAAcatgcttctagaagaatgctcaaaaattcccataaacacactcctaaactttGTGGAAAACCTTCCCAggagagttgaagctgttatagctgcaaagggtgggcaactctatattaaaccctacggattaagaaagATTAAGACagaaagttcatgtgcatgtaaaggcatacgtcccaaaacctttggcaatatagtataAATGAGAGTCAAGATAAGACAACTAGATAACTTTAACCTCTTCTACACATTACATAACAGTGCACTTCTCCTCAGCCTTGGATTTCATCTCCACCAATGTGGCCTGAGCCTTTTCTTTGATCTGCTCCATATCCATGTTCTGAAGGTTCTGCATTTGGCCCATTAAGGATTCCTTTTCCTCCTCCTGTGGCACCTCTCCATCCAGCATCTTGACCATTTCTTCTGGCACGTCAATGTCATCTCCGGCCTGCTGAATCATAATCTCATCCTGTTCACTCTGGGAAGAACAATCAGCATGTCAATCAAACATAATAAAGAAATTCTAGTATCAATTCTTTGCTTATATATGTAAGGATTATGTACTTAGAATGCATAGTTTGCAGACATGCTTTGAAGGAAGCCTCAAGCATGACGTGTATAAATAAAATCGTTCTTTACAAATACCTTCAGCATGCTGTGATGGTACACGTTTTAGCTACTTGAGTACATGATAACATTGCCTCTCAAAATAATGATGGTCATTTAATTCCCATTGCGCAGCTTTAACCCTGCAGAATAAAAATCTACTTGGGGCAACAATTTAAGAGTACCCTAAATCCGCTGGTAAATCACAAGACCCATCCGTGTTAGATATAGATATGGGTCGATAAAGATccaaatatataataatgattggtgaaacattcatgcatttaagggttaattgcatcACTGTAagtattgattttatatcactGGTTCTCAACCAGGGGTCCAGGGCATCAAGaggtaaaacaacaacaacaaaacactttAGAGCAGGGGTCCCCAGACTctgtcctggagggccgctgtcctgcagagtttagctccaaccccaatcaaacacacctgaaacagctaatcaatgcctttatAGGACCTAGTAAGACATtaattagctgtttcaggtgtgtttaattggggttggagctaaactctgcaggacagcggccctcctggggcctgtaccatgaagctggtttagctggctagcctgatttgtttaagcttagtttgtgccaatcctgggttttaggtaccattaaagtggtttggcttttagctgtgttcatcgccatagtaacttatgctccacggctaacctgctccagggcaggttatgttctggattagagatctcaaactgaaattgggccaatcagctgtgagaaaagtgacacacctctgatgcagtaaagccactccccctgtttctgctccaaattaaaggtcattacatagcaaatggttttaaagactaaagcgtcttgcttttaacaatgcttatttataataatattaattttgaatgatttacttataatttatgtaattattataccttaaatcaattacacatttatcattttagttaatcaatcattaataggcactttgttaaaattaatacataagtcatataaataacatcacctgcataaagtcatatggacaaagttttaaaatcaataaataaaaatagcctataaaaaaaagatgctcactgagcttaaatgttttattttctctatatcaactaaactaacttcataacttttacttgcattgacgtatacaattttttcttaaagttgtcctctttcataaacagcttttcttcttgctgtgtattttttttattttttattcttaatatttttcaatcatgcaatattctgcagaagagagaaattaatctcactgattgtctcgcgagaagtgaatctcagttccacagcgtgtgattggctgttcactgctgatgtcacagctaaactcctgaagtcaggatcaaagcctgagttgacaaagaaagctgatgatcagcatcatgggaccaacaaagccttaatacaatggtttggttttgtcaactcgaaactaatcctttaaccctgagtttgttaaactaccatcatggtacaggccccaggacAGAGTCTGGGGACCCCTGCTTTAGAGGATATGCATTGACGTCACTTTCCGGGATTGAGTGGCAGTTGACCTGCTGCATGAATGGATTTAGTTGGGGAAAACTCAAGTAAATTAATTAAGGAATCATattttcctgacatttatatGAGCTTCATTTAGATAAATTGCCTACataaatacaggtccttctcaaaaaatgtgatatgtgataaaagttcattattttccataatgtaatgacaaaaactaaactttcatatattttagattcattgcacaccaactgaaatatttcaggtcttttattgttttaatactgatgattttgtcatacagctcatgaaaacccaaaattcctatctaaaaaattagcatatcatgaacaggttctctaaatgagctattaacctaatcatctgaatcaactaattaactctaaacacctgcaaaagattcctgaggcttttaaaaactcccagcccggttcattactcaaaaattgtgcatgtcattcggaaatcaaggtgccagagtctggaggaagactggggagaaggaaatgccaaaatgcctgaagtccagtgtcaagtacccacagtcagtgatggtctggggtgccatgtcagctgctggtgtttgtccactgtgttttatcaagggcagggtctaTCAGGAggttttggagcacttcatgcttccatctgctaaaaagctttatggagatgattttgtttttcagcacgacctggcacctgctcacagtgccaaaaccactggtaaatggtttactgaccatggtattactgtgctcaattggcctgccaactctcctgacctgaaccccatagagaatctgtgggatattgtgacgaggaagttgagagatgcaagacccaacactctggatgagcttaaggccgctatcgaagcatcctgggcctccataacacctcagcagtgccacaggctgatcgcctccatgccacgccgctttgaagcagtcatttctgcaaaaggattcccaaacaagtattgagtgcataactgaacatgattatttgaaggttgactttttttgtattaaaaacacttttcttttattggtcagatgaaatatgctaattttttgagatagaaATTTGGGGTTTTCTTGAGCTGTAtgacaaaatcatcagtattaaaacaataaaagagctgaaatatttcagttggtgtccagtgaatctaaaatatatgaaagttttttttttcttttttctttacattatggaaaataatgaagtTTATCACAATAAgctaatattttgagaaggcCCTGTATATGTATTGAAGCTTGTGTGGCTGCTTTATAGTTACTAAAAGCTGTCACACATTCAATAAATGGATACCAGAAAGTTCTATTATATTCATCGGTGAAGCTAATGACACACTGAATCTCCTGTGAGGCGCCAGTGGTTTGAGTGCtaaattaattacataaatggTGCCGGgtctggttttgtgtgtttttggcgGCATTCAGGCTGAAAACCACTCTCaagtctttttgccactcattGGGCGTAACTGCAGCGACTCTGGCCGACGGTGACATCACGTGCATACCCTCTATATTTTACTAAAATCCTGTGTTTTTTCTTAGAAGTACCAGATTTCCAGTGTCTTGAAAAAAACCTGGATATATGAGGCCAGGTAggccaaatataaaataatattcataaaacaCTTTTATAGATGTATACACCTGAAAAGGCCATGTAAATGAATTAAATCTTTTATCTTTCTTGGCATTTTTTAGATTTTCCACTTCACTAAAGAGGATTTCTAGTATAACGGTTCTTATTAATGAATCTTCATTTCAACAGATCTCAATCAACAGCCAAATTTCACAGCAGTTCGTAACATTTTTTCGTTTTGGCGAATTGGTGgctaatttgtatgaatttgttttcatttgatcagtgatgggtaggtttagggatggtcCTTCATAATGGCTTTTTTCTAAACTCATATGTATATgaaatttgtatgaaatattatGTTCATTGGGTTGGAAATTGCTACAGAATCACACTATACAGCAGTGCTTTTAGAGCTCAGTTCAGAGAATCACTGCGGGTGGTTAAGCCCTAAATATCCAGAGTGACTATTTTAGTCATACTATTTTATAACCTAATCTCTTGCCACAATCTGCAATGGAAGCTTTCACACACGTGATAGTTTAACCATCTATTCAAACTGAGGCTATTAATGTGATGCTTACAGACAGTCAGTCAGGGACAGGAATAACTCAATTAAGGCAAGACGCCTCAGGTGAATAGGATAAATTATCACCATACGTCCTCAGTTGATTCATTACATTAATTATGGCACatctttttatattaaacattgtcttaaattatatatttaaatatgcaaatgtggCATTATCTAATTAAATATGCACTCATTCACATACATTTACAGAACAGAAATCTGAAGATTGAACACTGGGAAAAAAAGAGTTGGGTTTGCATGATTTATTTGTGTACATCGGTACCATGTGAATTAAATAAGTTAAACAAGCATTATTTGTTAGTGTTACTTCAACATCAgtgaaattaatacattttaagtgaccTGAGTAGTTTCAAAGCAAATTTTGTACGGCTCCCTGACATGTTTCAGGTGTtcaatttcatttatttaatgttatacAACTGAATTATAATACAGCACTAACTAGTTGAAAAACTTTTAGTTAGCAATAACACACATTACCATCTTAAATGCTAAGCATTAAAATCATagacagttaaaaaaaaaagctcctCTGCAAAGCCGTTATGACATTAGTTGTATTAGTCCTGCAGCCTAAGCAaatgctccactcttctccacaatAGTAACCCACTGTTATATAAACTAttctaataattccaacataattaaatattaaacattattaaacacaatcaagtcacccctttctcatcttgctcaaaaacacataaaataacacttttacatataaaataagaacatttactctctcttgatttagccatatgcaaagaatgctgggaactaacaagccccgcccagtttcagttaatgcaacacaaatcattcatgaTATCATAAATAGATTATTTCaatttgatttatatttaactggattgaacacaatcaaattaagttaggGCAAATTGTATAAAAATTGTTGCTTTAGGGTCGAAGGTTTAAGGAGACTTTGAGGGGGGAacatttttttcaccatgttttTAGGAATAACACtttatatataatgaatatgaataatttatttatctGCATCTGCATGGGACTCTCACCTTTGGAAGCCGATATTTGTCTCTTAAACAGGTCCTCAAACAAGCCCTTTCTGCTTTTTTTGTAGAAAATTCTGCATCTCTCTCCATCCTTTATTGATGGGAAAACACAGAGAACAGGAATATAAAATGAATAGTAAAAGACAGCAGTTGAATTCAAGAAATGTAACAACAGAGCAGAAGGGTATCTCATATTTAACATGTATTTACTATAGGGGATAGTTTATTTCACAGCT from Pseudorasbora parva isolate DD20220531a chromosome 3, ASM2467924v1, whole genome shotgun sequence carries:
- the cplx4b gene encoding complexin-4b — encoded protein: MSHDGMSREEYEEYQKQMVEEKMERDAEFSTKKAERACLRTCLRDKYRLPKSEQDEIMIQQAGDDIDVPEEMVKMLDGEVPQEEEKESLMGQMQNLQNMDMEQIKEKAQATLVEMKSKAEEKCTVM